TTTAGCTGAACGTCCACCCGCTTGACAAATCACATAGTATTTTTGACTTTTATCTAATTTTGTGAATTCTATACCTAGACTACTCAGAGGAAAATTTTGAGAAGAAGGGATATGTCCTGCTTCGTACTCGTGGCTTTCTCTTACATCGAGAATCGTAAGTTCCTCATTATTATACTTTTTATAAAAATCTTGCATTGAAATATTATTTTTCATATCTTGTTCCTTTCAATATTAGTAATTTTAGACTATTTTGCCTTTCCATGCATGCATACCGCCTCTAATATTTACAACATCGTAGCCTTTCTTTTTTAGTTTTTTTGCTGCAAGTTTGCTTCTAACTCCAGAGTGACAAATAACATATACTTTTTTATCTGTTATTGGTGTAAATTGACCAATTCCATTAAGTGGAACATTTTTTGCATTTTTTATATGTCCTCTTCGAAATTCTCCAGGTGTTCTTACATCTATTAATTGAATATTT
This is a stretch of genomic DNA from Gemella haemolysans. It encodes these proteins:
- a CDS encoding rhodanese-like domain-containing protein → MFFLFTKVDSISTIELEQKLKENIQLIDVRTPGEFRRGHIKNAKNVPLNGIGQFTPITDKKVYVICHSGVRSKLAAKKLKKKGYDVVNIRGGMHAWKGKIV
- a CDS encoding rhodanese-like domain-containing protein, which produces MKNNISMQDFYKKYNNEELTILDVRESHEYEAGHIPSSQNFPLSSLGIEFTKLDKSQKYYVICQAGGRSAKAYDFLEAQGFNVTNIEGGMNSWPGEKN